A single window of Gossypium arboreum isolate Shixiya-1 chromosome 13, ASM2569848v2, whole genome shotgun sequence DNA harbors:
- the LOC108462962 gene encoding tyrosine-protein phosphatase DSP3-like, with protein MGCIIEEDDGDNVVMEPPPNFSMVEEGIYRSSCPRPCNFSFLETLNLRSIIYLCPEPYPEENLEYIRSHNIRLFQFGIEGKTEPSLATLKDAIRGALKILIDVRNHPVLIHCKRGKHRTGSLVGCLRKLQNWCLSSVFEEYQHFAGIKSRDADMKFIETFDVVCLRQCLHSIIYQYQGYGSKKRRLLYSEDNVQKPRITSI; from the exons ATGGGGTGCATTATAGAAGAAGATGATGGAGACAACGTCGTAATGGAGCCGCCACCTAATTTTTCTATGGTGGAAGAAGGCATTTACAGATCTAGTTGCCCTCGACCCTGCAATTTCTCCTTCTTAGAAACCCTAAATCTTCGATCCATCAT ATATTTGTGCCCGGAGCCCTATCCCGAGGAAAATTTGGAGTATATTCGATCTCATAATATCCGGCTTTTCCAGTTTGGGATTGAAGGGAAAACG GAGCCTTCACTTGCTACTCTCAAGGATGCCATCAGGGGAGCTCTTAAGATCTTAATTG ATGTGAGAAATCATCCAGTTTTGATCCATTGTAAACGCGGAAAG CATCGGACAGGTAGCCTTGTTGGTTGCTTGAGGAAGTTGCAGAATTGGTGCTTATCATCTGTATTTGAGGAGTACCAACATTTTGCCGGCATCAAATCCCGGGATGCTGACATGAAGTTTATTGAAACATTCGATGTGGTATGCCTGAGGCAGTGTCTTCACAGCATCATATATCAGTACCAAGGCTATGGTTCAAAAAAAAGGCGCTTACTTTACAGTGAAGACAATGTACAGAAGCCCCGAATAACTTCAATTTAA
- the LOC108462924 gene encoding protein METHYLENE BLUE SENSITIVITY 1-like, translating into MTGKAKPKKHTAKEIAAKIDAATTNRGGGKAGLADRSGVEKGGHAKFECPHCKTTAPDLKTMQIHHDAKHPKLPFEESKLVNLHSTHGADSSKPRPGVRGSLKK; encoded by the coding sequence ATGACAGGCAAAGCCAAGCCCAAGAAGCACACTGCCAAGGAAATCGCAGCCAAGATCGATGCCGCCACTACCAACCGAGGTGGTGGCAAGGCTGGATTAGCTGACCGTTCTGGGGTGGAGAAGGGTGGACATGCCAAGTTCGAGTGTCCTCACTGCAAAACAACTGCTCCAGATTTGAAGACGATGCAGATTCATCATGATGCCAAGCATCCCAAGCTTCCTTTTGAAGAATCAAAGCTTGTGAATCTTCATTCTACTCATGGTGCTGATTCTTCCAAGCCTCGTCCCGGTGTTAGGGGTAGTTTAAAAAAgtga